The Centroberyx gerrardi isolate f3 chromosome 7, fCenGer3.hap1.cur.20231027, whole genome shotgun sequence genome contains a region encoding:
- the jpt2 gene encoding jupiter microtubule associated homolog 2, producing the protein MTSTNMFQGLGSGAKPSSRVLRPPGGGSSNLFGGYEEDAAASRRPNKMASTIFAPAEEPQGGPKRSNPPGGKSSGIFGEPEAPAQHQRPKPPGGPSSNIFGAAEIAPVQSPTRSHPNKPKDNLSVGPEPEPPAPQANVSPPEVKEEPAPPIVIPAKEEPVAVAACPEPEPSSPPSSSSPDQGSDKNHEPHLGPRPRSHNRVINPPGGKSSVVFY; encoded by the exons ATGACTTCGACGAACATGTTTCAAGGGTTGGGCAGTGGTGCAAAACCAAGTTCAAG AGTCTTGCGGCCTCCTGGAGGTGGCTCCAGTAACCTGTTTGGTGGCTATGAGGAAGATGCCGCAGCATCAAGAAGGCCCAATAAGATGGCCTCTACGATTTTTGCTCCAGCGGAGGAGCCCCAGGGAGGCCCCAAGCGCTCCAACCCCCCAG GTGGGAAGAGTAGTGGAATATTTGGGGAACCTGAAGCTCCGGCTCAACATCAGAGACCCAAGCCTCCAGGTGGACCAAGCAGCAACATTTTCGGGGCTGCGGAGATTGCCCCTGTCCAAAGCCCAACCCGGAGCCACCCCAATAAGCCAAAG GACAATTTAAGTGTGGGGCCTGAACCTGAGCCACCAG CGCCCCAGGCCAATGTGAGCCCACCTGAGGTGAAGGAAGAGCCCGCTCCCCCAATTGTCATCCCAGCCAAGGAGGAGCCTGTTGCTGTCGCAGCCTGTCCAGAACCAgagccctcctcccccccctcctcctcttcccctgaTCAGGGGTCAGACAAGAACCACGAGCCCCACCTGGGGCCCAGGCCTCGCTCTCACAACAGGGTCATCAATCCCCCAGGAGGAAAGTCTAGTGTTGTATTCTACTGA